Proteins co-encoded in one Streptococcus ruminicola genomic window:
- a CDS encoding CYTH domain-containing protein, which yields MTHLEIEYKTLLTKDEFNRLNSQLSHVTPVTQTNYYFDSDNFDMKAHRMSLRIRTLPNRAEITLKIPKEVGNLEYNYDLSVADAKEIIKSGQFPEVDFLKLIEENGVKLSSLKNFGSLTTTRRETMTDIGLMALDSNQYADIKDYELELEVENAEKGKKDFDNFLAQHDIDFKYAKSKVARFSATLKRN from the coding sequence ATGACACACCTTGAAATTGAGTACAAAACATTACTCACTAAAGACGAATTCAATCGTCTTAACAGTCAACTTTCACACGTTACACCAGTAACGCAAACGAATTACTACTTCGATTCAGATAATTTTGACATGAAAGCACATCGCATGTCTCTTCGCATCCGGACATTGCCAAATCGCGCAGAAATCACATTGAAAATTCCAAAAGAAGTTGGTAATTTGGAATACAACTATGATTTGAGTGTGGCTGATGCCAAAGAAATCATCAAATCAGGTCAATTCCCAGAAGTTGATTTTTTGAAACTTATCGAAGAAAATGGTGTTAAACTATCAAGCCTTAAAAATTTTGGTAGTCTGACGACAACACGCCGCGAAACAATGACAGATATTGGTCTTATGGCTCTTGATAGCAATCAATATGCTGATATTAAAGACTATGAACTTGAACTAGAAGTTGAAAATGCTGAAAAAGGCAAAAAAGATTTTGACAACTTCTTAGCTCAGCATGACATTGACTTTAAGTATGCTAAAAGCAAAGTTGCTCGCTTTAGCGCAACCCTTAAGCGAAATTAA